The Xenopus tropicalis strain Nigerian chromosome 7, UCB_Xtro_10.0, whole genome shotgun sequence genome includes a region encoding these proteins:
- the LOC116412366 gene encoding serine/arginine repetitive matrix protein 1-like — protein MSYWAICIPACYIERLNTESQSVFQRLSYFTRNNFRRSDKTTDATYRPVTNFPGPSLSKKASGSIFKRLSNATRNVFQRSNVVQPRNTNAKESTEKKLAYPWGQNRDRSTEKKQTVNKKKDPSPSKQAKEHVQKGQKNNPLLVKPKGKVTDKQKIDPSPAKQQGAIQKKKDPLPIKQTKENVPKGQGTLPKKKDLSPAKQAKDNAPRGRETVRRKQNPPPSKEIKTNVQKGQKKDISPAKQTKDNISKGQETVQKKKDLLPAKQGKEIVPRAWETVQKKRDPSPAKQPEKNLQKWQKPVQLKRDPSPGKQGKEIVPRAWETVQKKRDPSPAKQPEKNLQKWQKPVQRKRDPSPGKQGKEIVPRAWETVQRKRDPSPVKQPEKTVQRWQKPEQRKIDPSPAKQAKPVLTRAQETVQKKIDPVPAKLIEPTRNIAKGQVIVQKKIDPSPVKQTVNNIQREKVENALPIKQQKDNVQKVQNIVRRIDVLPAKTTNTLPNKEIAENKRKVQLPKEQKKVIQDKDLSPMNKIENQTPQRQKSVKQDKNKTSQTGKKHLKVQFVEPVDSPIAKPQITQTQPENQKCVKQSSLTSVQDYRLGRMLGEGSFGRVFLALHKPSKRNVAIKALRKTHIHNCGLTKSVMLEKKILKMVTVVQHPFLLGLFAAFQTEHHLCLVTEYSAGGDLHDAIKKKISQESIV, from the exons AGTCAGTATTTCAAAGACTGAGTTATTTCACAAGAAATAACTTCAGAAGAAGCGACAAG ACGACGGATGCTACATACAGACCTGTAACTAATTTCCCAGGGCCTAGTTTGTCAAAGAAAGCTTCAG gatCAATATTTAAAAGACTAAGCAACGCTACTAGAAATGTGTTCCAAAGAAGCAATGTG GTCCAACCCCGGAATACAAATGCCAAG GAATCCACTGAGAAGAAATTGGCATATCCATGGGGGCAAAATAGAGACCGTTCAACAGAAAAGAAGCAAACTGTTAATAAGAAAAAAGACCCTTCACCCTCAAAACAAGCAAAGGAGCATGTACAAAAAGGGCAGAAAAATAACCCATTGCTTGTGAAACCAAAGGGGAAGGTAACAGATAAACAGAAAATAGACCCATCACCTGCAAAACAGCAGGGAGCTATACAGAAGAAAAAAGATCCATTGCCCATAAAACAGACTAAGGAGAATGTTCCAAAAGGGCAAGGAACTTTACCAAAGAAAAAAGACCTTTCGCCTGCAAAACAGGCAAAGGATAATGCACCAAGAGGACGGGAAACAGTTAGGAGAAAACAAAACCCACCCCCTTCCAAAGAGATAAAGACGAATGTGCAAAAAGGACAGAAAAAAGATATTTCACCAGCAAAACAGACAAAGGATAATATATCAAAGGGGCAGGAAACTGTGCAGAAGAAAAAGGACCTTTTACCTGCAAAACAGGGAAAGGAAATTGTACCAAGGGCATGGGAAACTGTGCAGAAGAAAAGAGACCCATCGCCGGCCAAACAACCAGAAAAGAATTTACAAAAATGGCAGAAACCAGTACAGCTCAAAAGAGATCCTTCACCTGGAAAACAGGGAAAGGAAATTGTACCAAGGGCATGGGAAACTGTGCAGAAGAAAAGAGACCCATCGCCGGCCAAACAACCAGAAAAGAATTTACAAAAATGGCAGAAACCAGTACAGCGCAAAAGAGATCCTTCACCTGGAAAACAGGGAAAGGAAATTGTACCAAGGGCATGGGAAACTGTGCAGAGGAAAAGAGACCCATCGCCCGTCAAACAACCAGAGAAGACTGTACAAAGATGGCAGAAACCAGAGCAGCGCAAAATAGATCCTTCGCCTGCAAAACAGGCAAAGCCTGTTTTAACAAGAGCGCAGGAAACTGTGCAGAAGAAAATAGACCCAGTTCCTGCAAAACTGATAGAACCAACTCGAAATATAGCAAAAGGGCAAGTGATTGTGCAAAAGAAAATCGACCCTTCTCCTGTGAAACAGACAGTAAACAATATCCAGAGAGAGAAGGTAGAAAACGCTTTGCCCATAAAACAGCAAAAGGATAATGTACAGAAAGTGCAGAACATCGTCCGAAGGATAGATGTTTTGCCTGCGAAAACAACAAATACTTTACCAAATAAGGAAATAGCTGAAAATAAGAGAAAGGTCCAGTTACCAAAAGAACAGAAAAAAGTTATACAGGATAAAGACCTTTCACCTATGAATAAGATAGAAAACCAGACACCTCAAAGGCAAAAGTCTGTGAAGcaggataaaaacaaaacatcacagacagggaaaaaacatttaaaggttCAA TTTGTGGAACCTGTTGATTCTCCCATTGCCAAGCCTCAAATTACCCAAACACAGCCAGAGAATCAGAAGTG TGTTAAACAAAGTTCTCTGACGAGTGTTCAAGACTACCGTCTTGGTCGTATGCTAGGCGAAGGAAGTTTTGGCAGG GTCTTCCTGGCTCTGCACAAACCTTCGAAAAGAAACGTTGCCATAAAAGCATTACGCAAGACGCATATTCACAATTGTGGTTTAACTAAAAG TGTTATGCTTGAAAAGAAAATCCTGAAAATGGTCACTGTGGTCCAACATCCTTTCTTGCTTGGATTATTTGCTGCCTTCCAGACTGAACACCACCTGTGCTTAGTGACAGAGTATTCAGCTGGAGGTGACCTACATGATGCCATTAAGAAAAAGATATCACAGGAAAGCATTGTGTAA
- the LOC116412225 gene encoding serine/threonine-protein kinase N1-like: protein MLFFRYCRDLKPENILLDKRGYAKIADFGLSVEGIGYDDIITGRCGTPNFMAPEMFTQPYYTRAVDWWALGVIIYEMATGELPFDSGDEKIMTANIVFKEPYYPADLPKDTRSIIEALLYKAAPSRLGSSRHGAEDVKAHPFFKNINWEALTNKRLRPPVTPKASAKPNTNKPILTDDKNNKPIAEAIQGAFKEFDETEITCGKVKKSKK, encoded by the exons ATGTTGTTTTTTCGTTATtgcagagatttaaagccagAGAATATCCTTCTGGATAAGAGAGGTTACGCAAAAATTGCTGATTTTGGACTCTCAGTAGAAG GAATCGGCTATGATGATATTATCACTGGAAGATGTGGAACACCAAACTTTATGGCCCCAGAAATGTTCACACAACCCTACTATACCCGAGCAGTGGACTGGTGGGCCTTAGGTGTGATTATTTATGAAATGGCTACTGGAGAG TTGCCATTTGACTCAGGAGACGAAAAAATAATGACTGCGAATATTGTTTTTAAAGAACCTTATTATCCTGCAGACCTTCCTAAAGATACTCGCAGCATAATTGAAGCA CTCCTGTATAAAGCTGCACCATCACGTCTTGGCTCAAGCAGACATGGTGCTGAAGATGTAAAAGCACATCCTTTCTTTAAG AACATAAATTGGGAGGCTCTAACAAATAAACGACTCAGGCCCCCGGTTACGCCCAAGGCTTCTGCAAAACCTAATACAAACAAGCCTATCTTAACAGATGATAAAAATAACAAACCAATAGCAGAGGCAATCCAAGGGGCATTTAAAGAATTTGATGAGACAGAGATTACTTGCGGCAAAGttaagaaaagcaaaaaataa